The following is a genomic window from Amycolatopsis sp. BJA-103.
CGCGAAAGCGCAACCGGGCACGAATCCGCGGTTTCGCCGCGCTGATCGTCCTGCTGGCCGCGGGCTGCGGCGCCGATCCGGTGACCCCGGTCCCGGCCGCGGTCGGCCAGGAGGACCTGACCCTGCTGCCCGAGGCCACCACGTTCGGCACCCTCGCCGACGCGGCCAAGGACTCCGGTGCCGCGGCCACCGGCAAGGTCGTGCACCCCAAGGACGACCTCGTCGTCTACCAGAGCGTCGGCGGCAAGGCCGTCGCCAAGCTCCCGTCGGTCCAGGTGGGCTCCCCGACCTGGGTCCCGGTGATCGCCGAACAGGGCCCGTGGGCGGAGATCCTGCTCCCGACCAGGCCCAACGCGTCCGCGGGCTGGGTGCACCTCGACCCGGCGCGCGTCGAAATCGCCCAGAACGACTACACCATCAACGTCGACAGGGCGGCCTTCTCGCTCGAGCTCACACGGTCCGGCGAGTCGCTGGGCAAGTGGACGATCGGCACCGGGAAGCCGGAGTACCCGACCCCGAAGGGCCGGGCGTTCCTGCTGGCGTCCATCGAGGAGACCGTCAACGAGTACAGCCCGATCGTCCTGCCGCTGAGCGCGCATTCGGAATCGCACGAGACGTTCGGCGGCGGTCCCGGCACGGTCGGCATCCACACGTGGCCGAATGACAGTTTCCAGGGCCAAGCGAACAGCGACGGCTGCATTCGCGTGCCGAAGGCGGCGCTCGACGAGCTCGTGAAGGTTCCGCTGGGCGCCATTGTCAACATCGTCTGAACAATTCTCGAAAGGGTAGTGATTTGTTCACCAGAAAAGCTCTCGTCGGCGGCATCGCCCTCAGCGCGGTGGCGCTCACGGTCATCGCCCCTTCGGCAGGCGCCGCCGGCCACGGCAGCTCGGCGTTCGCCCTGTCCGCCTCGGGCCTGCTGAAGATCGACCCGGTCCCCGCGGTCGACGGCTCGGACGGCTTCCGGCAGAAGTCGCTCGCGGAGTTCACCCTGCCGCTGCAACTGGTCAAGGTCACCCTGCTCAACGCCCAGGCGGGCGAGACCGCGGCCAGGGCCAGTGTCAAGGACGTCGAGGTGAACCTCGGCGGGCTCAGCGGCAAGCAGGGCAAGCCGCTGGTCAGCGCGTCGGCCGTCCAGGCGGAATGCAAGGGCGGCAAGGGGTCTTCGTCGCTCGCCAAGGCGAGCATCGGAGGTGTCAAGCTCGACGTCGCCGCCGCGCCGAACACCGCCGTCGGCGTCGAAGGGCTGGCTTCGGTCACGCTGAACAAGCAGGTCGAGCACAAGGACGGCTCGATCACCGTCACCGCGCTGTCGATCAGCGTCGACGGCTTCCAGACGCTCGACCTCGCCTCGGTGACCTGCGCCGCGGGTGGTGGCGACGGTTCGACCACCGAGCCGCCCACGGGCAAGCCGAGCACCGGCAAGCCGTCCAGCGGCAAGCCGAGCGCGCCGCCGACCTCGGCCACCACCGCCAAGCCCGCGGGCGACAAGCCCACCGCCGACGGCAAGGCCCCCACCCCCACCCCGGTCAAGGCCCACCTCGACGTCACCGGCTGACCCGCCTCGATCGTCGTCAAGGGCCCCGTCCGGCCGGACGGGGCCCTTCCCTTTAGCGTTTTGTGCGCATTTTTCGTAGAGCCGTAACAACTTTCGGGCTTCTCGCGCCATAGGGAACAGCTACCGCGTTCTTTCCGGTCCCTGCGCAGGAGGAGTCGTGTGATGGGTTCTCGTCGTCCGCTGTTCTCAGCAAGAGCACTGTTCCCGCGAAGATCACGACGCGCATTGGCGGTGGGCGTGGTCGGCCCGCTCGTCGGCGCCCTCGCGGTCGCGGTCGTCGCCGTGGCGCCCGCCGAAGCCGCGGTGCCGGCCGGTTTCACCGACACGGTGGCGATCGGCGGGCTCAGCTCGCCGACGTCCACCGCGTTCGCGCCGGACGGCCGGGTGTTCATCGCCGAGAAATCCGGCCTGGTCAAGGTCTTCGACTCGCTCACCGACACGACGCCGACGGTCTTC
Proteins encoded in this region:
- a CDS encoding choice-of-anchor P family protein, whose translation is MFTRKALVGGIALSAVALTVIAPSAGAAGHGSSAFALSASGLLKIDPVPAVDGSDGFRQKSLAEFTLPLQLVKVTLLNAQAGETAARASVKDVEVNLGGLSGKQGKPLVSASAVQAECKGGKGSSSLAKASIGGVKLDVAAAPNTAVGVEGLASVTLNKQVEHKDGSITVTALSISVDGFQTLDLASVTCAAGGGDGSTTEPPTGKPSTGKPSSGKPSAPPTSATTAKPAGDKPTADGKAPTPTPVKAHLDVTG
- a CDS encoding L,D-transpeptidase, giving the protein MESCDVAHPRPRKRNRARIRGFAALIVLLAAGCGADPVTPVPAAVGQEDLTLLPEATTFGTLADAAKDSGAAATGKVVHPKDDLVVYQSVGGKAVAKLPSVQVGSPTWVPVIAEQGPWAEILLPTRPNASAGWVHLDPARVEIAQNDYTINVDRAAFSLELTRSGESLGKWTIGTGKPEYPTPKGRAFLLASIEETVNEYSPIVLPLSAHSESHETFGGGPGTVGIHTWPNDSFQGQANSDGCIRVPKAALDELVKVPLGAIVNIV